From the genome of Suricata suricatta isolate VVHF042 chromosome 3, meerkat_22Aug2017_6uvM2_HiC, whole genome shotgun sequence, one region includes:
- the RRP36 gene encoding LOW QUALITY PROTEIN: ribosomal RNA processing protein 36 homolog (The sequence of the model RefSeq protein was modified relative to this genomic sequence to represent the inferred CDS: inserted 2 bases in 1 codon; deleted 1 base in 1 codon), with product MGPGGLPKDTSHMSFEELLELQNQVETKTYKQLVAGNSTKKPGSRPPVQNACVADKHRPLEMSAKVHMPFLGQVVPFSKKVARDPHFDDLSGEYNPEVFDKTXQFLNDIRAKEKELMKKQLNKHHLGQEREKLQQLLQRMEQQEMAHRCQGRQQELCLALKQERWAQAQQGHRLHFLKKSEQRQLVLAEKFKELKRSKKLESFLSPKRRQNAGKDWRHLPLSKE from the exons ATGGGGCCCGGGGGTCTGCCGAAGGACACATCTCACATGTCGTTTGAAGAGCTGTTGGAACTGCAGAACCAAGTGGAGACTAAGACATACAAACAGTTGGTAGCTGGAAATAGTACTAAGAAGCCAGGTTCCAGACCGCCTGTCCAAAATGCATGTGTTGCAGATAAGCACAGGCCTCTGGAAATGTCAGCCAAGGTCCACATGCCATTTTTGGGTCAAGTTGTTCCATTCAGTAAGAAGGTAGCCAGGGACCCCCACTTTGATGACCTGTCAGGGGAATATAATCCTGAGGTGTTTGACAAAAC TCAATTCCTGAATGACATCCGAGCCAAAGAGAAAGAGCTCATGAAAAAGCAGTTAAATAAGCACCATTTGGGACAGGAGCGCGAGAAACTGCAGCAGCTGCTTCAGAGGATGGAGCAACAAGAAATGGCCCACAGGTGTcagggccgccaa CAGGAGCTGTGCCTGGCCCTGAAGCAGGAGAGGTGGGCTCAG GCCCAGCAGGGCCATCGGCTACACTTCCTGAAGAAATCTGAGCAGCGCCAGTTGGTGCTAGCTGAGAAGTTCAAGGAGCTGAAACGCAGTAAGAAGTTAGAGAGCTTCTTGAGTCCAAAGAGGCGCCAAAATGCAGGCAAGGACTGGAGACATCTCCCTTTGAGCAAAGAGTAG